The following DNA comes from Buttiauxella agrestis.
GAAGCGAGTGTTTTGAACATCTACCAGCATATTTGTCAGGACGAGCGCCACCACAACATCGTGGAGCTGCTGTGTGACTACGCCCCAGCGCGACGGTTTGGCAAAACCGGTATGGAACTCTTTGATTTAAGAGAATATGAAGGGCATGAAGTCCTGCAAGCGGTACTCGATAAAGGGACAACCAAGTATCAGCTTATTTATAACGATCGGGCGCTTAAATTTTTGCGTACATTCGTTGAGGCGACTGAAAAAGAAAACTATTTTGAAATTCCGCCAGCGGACTCCTGGGTCTTTGTTACGGATGACAAAAAACTCAGCCACACGAGCGTTCATTCAGGGGCTGTGGTTCCTGAAAACGCCGCAGATTGTCGCTTCGCATTCCAGCCAATGGTTGACCCTTTTGCCCAGAAAATTTTGTCTACTGAAGCTTTGCTACGCACTCCCGGCGGCGATTCTCCAGCCAGCTATTTTGCCGGGCTTACCGGTAACGCGCTGTACGAAGCCGACCTGAATAGCAAAAAAGTGGCCTTTGCGATGGCGAGTGCGCTCAAGCTTGGCGAGCACTCTGTTTCGGTTAACCTGTTCCCCATGACACTGGTGATGGTCCCCGATGCAGTAGATTTTTTGCTCAGGGAAATTCAGCTAAATGGACTGGTCCCGGAACAGGTAACGGTAGAGTTCACTGAGAGCGAGGTGATTTCGCGCATT
Coding sequences within:
- a CDS encoding diguanylate phosphodiesterase, translated to MLTTIIYRSHICKNVPFTSVMDMVAVANVKNAQADVTGILLFNGTHFFQLIEGPEASVLNIYQHICQDERHHNIVELLCDYAPARRFGKTGMELFDLREYEGHEVLQAVLDKGTTKYQLIYNDRALKFLRTFVEATEKENYFEIPPADSWVFVTDDKKLSHTSVHSGAVVPENAADCRFAFQPMVDPFAQKILSTEALLRTPGGDSPASYFAGLTGNALYEADLNSKKVAFAMASALKLGEHSVSVNLFPMTLVMVPDAVDFLLREIQLNGLVPEQVTVEFTESEVISRIDEFTGAIRQLKAAGISVAIDHFGAGFGGLLLLAQFQPDRIKINRELIKNVHKSGPRQAIIQAIIKCCASLEISISAVGVEKAEEWMWLESAGITQFQGNLFASACLNGISAVAWPERKADL